Below is a genomic region from bacterium.
GGCTACTCCCCATACCATGAATGGTGTGTATGTCAACGAGACTTCGGCTATCAAACAGGCCGTGGGAGAATTGAATGGTCTTCTGGCCGCGGAACACATCCCACTTGAGATCTTGCCGGGTGCGGACGTCCATGTCAACCCGAACCTCCTGAAGCTGATCGAAGAGGGTCAGGTCACGACGATCAACGACAACCAGCGGTACATGCTGGTGGAACTGCCCCATCAACTGGTTCCTCCGAACCTCAAAAATATGGTCTTCGAGCTGGTCCTGCAGGGGATTACCCCTATCCTCACCCATCCGGAGCGAAATTCGATCCTGCAAACCGACATCGACCTGATTTACGAACTGGTAATGCAGGGCATGCTGATCCAGATTACTTCCCTCAGCCTGACCGGAGAGTTCGGACCACGGGCAGAGGACTGCTGCCATAAGTTACTCAAGCATAACCTGGTGCATGTCATAGCCACGGATGCCCACTCATCCAGGGTCCGGCCTCCCATTCTTTCCGCTTCCGTAGAGGCGGCCGGCAGGATTATCGGTGAAGCGGAGGCACGTGCTCTGGTGACCGCAAATCCCGAGGCTATTGTCCAGGGAAATGATCTCCCTGATCTGAAGGAGCCGGAAAAACCCAAACGGTCCTTTTTCCAGCGGATATTCGGTTAAGTATACGATCGGCAGATACATGGAACCATCACCCATAACCGCAATACCTTCATCCGCTCATCCTCCTTCCGGGCAACTGTCATCCGGACGGCTCATCCTGACCATTGTGCTTCTGGTGGTTCTGGGCAGTTTCTGTTATGCCAATTCCCTGAAAAACTCCCTGCTCCAGTGGGATGACCATCACTATCTCATGGATAATCCTTATATCCACACCATCTCCTGGCCGA
It encodes:
- a CDS encoding CpsB/CapC family capsule biosynthesis tyrosine phosphatase, encoding MIDLHCHILPGLDDGAKDTEESLRMCSCAAADGIRKIVATPHTMNGVYVNETSAIKQAVGELNGLLAAEHIPLEILPGADVHVNPNLLKLIEEGQVTTINDNQRYMLVELPHQLVPPNLKNMVFELVLQGITPILTHPERNSILQTDIDLIYELVMQGMLIQITSLSLTGEFGPRAEDCCHKLLKHNLVHVIATDAHSSRVRPPILSASVEAAGRIIGEAEARALVTANPEAIVQGNDLPDLKEPEKPKRSFFQRIFG